The following proteins come from a genomic window of Acinetobacter baumannii:
- a CDS encoding CysB family HTH-type transcriptional regulator: MNFQQLRIIRETVRQNFNLTEASAALYTSQSGVSKHIKDLEDELGVQLFVRKGKRLLGLTEPGQSLLSIVERMLVDAENIKRLADDFNKVDEGTLTIATTHTQARYVLPPIVNQFKKLFPKVHLILQQASPVEIAEMLLQGEADIGIATESLTTEENLASIPYYQWQHSIITPQDHPLTQLDKIDLDALSEYPLITYHGGFTGRSKIDKAFEDAQIDADIVMSALDADVIKTYVELGMGVGIVNDVAYDAERDYRLKQIKTDIFGVNTTWIAVRKGHLLRGYGYEFISLCSPDADIKALKKIAYPDE, translated from the coding sequence ATGAACTTTCAACAATTAAGAATTATCCGAGAAACAGTACGCCAAAACTTTAATTTAACGGAAGCATCTGCCGCGTTATACACCTCTCAATCAGGTGTAAGTAAACATATTAAAGATTTAGAAGATGAATTAGGCGTACAACTTTTCGTCCGTAAAGGTAAACGTCTGCTGGGTTTAACTGAACCCGGTCAATCACTCCTTAGCATTGTAGAACGCATGCTTGTAGATGCTGAAAATATTAAACGTCTTGCCGATGACTTTAATAAAGTGGACGAAGGTACTTTAACGATTGCAACAACACATACTCAAGCACGTTATGTATTACCACCAATCGTCAATCAATTTAAGAAACTATTTCCAAAAGTTCATTTGATTTTGCAACAAGCAAGCCCTGTCGAAATTGCAGAAATGCTTTTACAAGGTGAAGCTGATATTGGCATCGCGACAGAGTCTTTAACAACTGAAGAAAATTTAGCAAGCATTCCATATTATCAATGGCAGCACAGCATTATTACTCCTCAAGATCACCCACTTACACAGCTCGATAAAATTGATCTTGATGCTTTATCTGAATACCCACTGATTACTTATCACGGCGGTTTTACAGGTCGTTCAAAGATCGATAAAGCATTTGAAGATGCACAAATTGATGCCGATATTGTAATGTCTGCTCTTGATGCCGATGTTATCAAAACTTACGTTGAACTCGGCATGGGCGTTGGAATTGTCAATGATGTCGCTTACGATGCAGAACGTGACTATCGTTTAAAACAAATTAAAACTGATATCTTTGGTGTCAACACCACATGGATTGCTGTTCGCAAAGGCCATTTATTACGTGGTTATGGTTATGAGTTTATTTCTTTATGCTCACCTGATGCTGACATTAAAGCATTGAAAAAAATTGCCTATCCAGATGAATAA
- the carO gene encoding ornithine uptake porin CarO type 1: MKVLRVLVTTTALLAAGAAMADEAVVHDSYAFDKNQLIPVGARAEVGTTGYGGALLWQANPYVGLALGYNGGDISWTDDVSVNGTKYDLDMDNNNVYLNAEIRPWGASTNPWAQGLYIAAGAAYLDNDYDLAKRIGNGDTLSIDGKNYQQAVPGQEGGVRGKMSYKNDIAPYLGFGFAPKISKNWGVFGEVGAYYTGNPKVELTQYNLAPVTGNPTSAQDAVDKEANEIRNDNKYEWMPVGKVGVNFYW; this comes from the coding sequence ATGAAAGTATTACGTGTTTTAGTGACAACTACAGCTTTACTTGCTGCTGGTGCTGCAATGGCGGATGAAGCTGTTGTTCATGACAGCTATGCATTCGATAAAAACCAATTAATTCCAGTAGGCGCTCGTGCTGAAGTAGGTACTACAGGTTACGGTGGTGCTTTGTTATGGCAAGCAAACCCATATGTAGGTTTAGCATTGGGTTATAACGGCGGTGACATTTCTTGGACAGATGATGTTTCAGTAAATGGCACTAAGTATGATTTAGACATGGATAATAACAATGTCTATCTAAATGCTGAAATTCGTCCTTGGGGTGCCAGCACAAATCCATGGGCTCAAGGCCTATATATAGCTGCAGGTGCGGCTTACTTAGATAATGATTATGACCTTGCTAAACGTATTGGTAATGGTGATACCTTATCAATTGATGGTAAAAACTATCAACAAGCAGTTCCTGGTCAAGAGGGCGGTGTAAGAGGTAAAATGTCTTACAAAAATGACATCGCTCCATATTTAGGTTTTGGTTTTGCTCCAAAGATTAGCAAAAACTGGGGTGTATTTGGTGAAGTAGGTGCTTACTATACTGGTAATCCAAAAGTTGAGTTAACTCAGTATAATCTTGCTCCTGTAACTGGTAACCCAACATCTGCTCAGGATGCGGTTGATAAAGAAGCAAATGAAATTCGTAACGATAATAAATACGAATGGATGCCAGTTGGTAAAGTTGGTGTAAACTTCTACTGGTAA
- the dapD gene encoding 2,3,4,5-tetrahydropyridine-2,6-dicarboxylate N-succinyltransferase: MSQLSTIIEQAFEDRANFTAADCPSEIRQAVEEAIAGLDNGTLRVAEKINGEWVVHQWLKKAVLLSFKLNDNKPIESCDLRFYDKVETKFSGWTEEQFKAAGVRVVPPAVARRGSFQAKNVVLMPSYVNIGAYVDEGTMVDTWATVGSCAQIGKNVHLSGGVGIGGVLEPLQANPTIIEDNCFIGARSEIVEGVIVEEGSVISMGVYIGQSTRIYDRETGEIHYGRVPAGSVVVPGNLPSADGKYSLYAAIIVKKVDAQTRAKTSLNDLLRAD; this comes from the coding sequence ATGTCTCAGCTTTCTACGATCATTGAGCAAGCATTTGAAGACCGCGCAAATTTCACTGCAGCAGATTGCCCAAGCGAAATTCGCCAAGCTGTTGAAGAAGCAATTGCTGGTTTAGATAACGGTACACTTCGAGTTGCAGAAAAAATCAATGGTGAATGGGTTGTTCATCAATGGTTAAAAAAAGCTGTTTTATTATCATTTAAACTTAATGACAATAAACCAATCGAGTCATGTGATCTTCGTTTCTACGACAAAGTTGAAACTAAATTCTCTGGTTGGACTGAAGAGCAATTTAAAGCTGCGGGTGTTCGTGTTGTTCCTCCTGCTGTTGCTCGTCGTGGTAGTTTCCAAGCTAAAAATGTGGTGTTAATGCCATCTTATGTCAACATTGGTGCTTACGTAGATGAAGGCACAATGGTTGATACATGGGCAACTGTAGGTTCATGTGCTCAAATCGGTAAAAACGTTCACTTATCAGGTGGTGTTGGTATCGGTGGTGTTTTAGAACCATTACAAGCTAACCCAACCATTATTGAAGACAACTGTTTTATCGGCGCACGTTCTGAAATCGTTGAAGGTGTTATTGTCGAAGAAGGCTCTGTTATTTCTATGGGTGTTTATATCGGTCAATCTACACGTATTTATGATCGTGAGACTGGTGAAATCCATTATGGCCGTGTTCCTGCTGGCTCAGTTGTTGTACCAGGTAACTTACCGTCAGCTGATGGTAAATACAGCTTATACGCTGCAATTATCGTGAAAAAAGTTGATGCACAAACACGTGCAAAAACAAGTTTGAACGATTTGTTACGCGCTGACTAA
- the queE gene encoding 7-carboxy-7-deazaguanine synthase QueE produces the protein MASLRSSAIPVSDPASGLRITEIFYSLQGEANASGLPTVFIRLTGCPLRCSYCDTTYSFEGGERLSLEHIIETAEKYQTPYICVTGGEPLAQPNCLILLQGLCDAGFDVSLETSGALDVSRVDPRVSKVLDLKTPTSGEEHRNLISNLDHLTPRDQIKFVICNREDYEWSKQQVEQYQLQTKVSTVWFSPAFAVEKGAVGLPRLARDLAQWILDDKLPVRFQLQLHKLLWNDESGR, from the coding sequence ATGGCTTCCTTACGTTCCTCTGCAATTCCTGTCTCTGACCCTGCGTCCGGTCTACGCATTACCGAGATTTTTTACTCCTTGCAGGGTGAAGCAAATGCCTCTGGCCTACCGACTGTATTTATTCGTCTCACAGGTTGCCCTTTACGTTGTAGTTATTGCGACACCACTTATTCTTTTGAAGGTGGCGAACGCTTATCACTTGAGCACATTATTGAAACGGCTGAAAAATATCAAACGCCTTATATTTGTGTAACAGGCGGTGAACCCCTAGCACAACCCAATTGCTTAATTTTATTACAAGGTTTATGTGACGCTGGTTTTGACGTTTCCCTAGAAACCAGTGGCGCTCTTGATGTATCAAGAGTGGATCCGCGTGTTTCAAAAGTCCTCGACTTAAAGACTCCAACTTCTGGTGAAGAACACCGTAATCTCATCAGTAATCTTGACCATTTAACACCGCGTGACCAAATCAAATTTGTGATTTGTAATCGTGAAGACTATGAATGGTCAAAACAACAAGTTGAACAATATCAACTGCAAACCAAAGTCAGTACTGTCTGGTTCTCCCCTGCTTTTGCAGTTGAAAAAGGTGCTGTTGGCCTGCCACGTTTAGCACGTGATCTGGCACAGTGGATACTGGACGACAAACTGCCTGTACGTTTCCAGCTTCAGTTACATAAACTGCTCTGGAACGATGAATCAGGTCGCTAA
- the queC gene encoding 7-cyano-7-deazaguanine synthase QueC: MRPRAIVLLSGGLDSTTCLAWAQARYECIAISFMYGQRSTTELDAAKALAQRAGVEHRVINIDLANLGGSALTDHNIAVPEQLQEGIPVTYVPARNTIFLSYALAAAEVFNAEAIVIGINAVDYSGYPDCRPEFIDAFANMARLATKAGVEGKPLKFETPLLHLSKANIIRLGIEHGVDYSQTVSCYQADAQGRACGKCDSCRLRKEGFIDAGVTDPTRYIPQ, from the coding sequence ATGCGCCCTCGTGCCATTGTTTTACTTTCAGGCGGCTTAGACTCAACCACTTGCCTAGCTTGGGCACAAGCGCGCTATGAATGTATTGCTATTAGTTTTATGTATGGTCAACGCTCAACCACTGAACTTGATGCTGCAAAAGCATTAGCTCAGCGTGCAGGTGTTGAACATCGTGTAATTAATATCGATTTAGCCAATTTAGGCGGGTCTGCACTTACAGATCATAACATTGCTGTACCAGAACAATTACAAGAAGGTATTCCTGTAACTTATGTACCAGCACGTAACACAATTTTCCTCTCTTATGCCTTAGCAGCTGCAGAAGTTTTCAATGCTGAAGCGATTGTTATTGGCATCAATGCCGTTGATTATTCAGGATATCCTGACTGTCGCCCAGAATTTATTGATGCTTTTGCCAATATGGCTCGTTTAGCAACTAAAGCTGGCGTGGAAGGAAAACCTCTTAAATTTGAAACACCCCTGTTACATTTATCCAAAGCGAATATTATACGTTTAGGGATTGAACATGGCGTAGACTATAGTCAAACGGTATCTTGCTACCAAGCAGATGCTCAAGGACGTGCGTGTGGTAAATGTGACAGTTGCCGTTTGCGTAAAGAAGGCTTTATCGATGCTGGTGTTACCGATCCAACACGCTATATACCGCAATAA
- a CDS encoding Dph6-related ATP pyrophosphatase codes for MQEQWKTNAHNRPSIVSFSGGKDSSLALYHAMQTGNVIGLIVMLEEQGQRSRSHAMPLDIIRAQAQAIGLPVFMASSSWNDYENKFINLLNEAKQKGAEVLVTGDLDMPEHGCWHDRVTKTVGLKLGMPLWLRPHREVVEEFIQLGFQSVVVTVNLKLGMKVEDLGQVLSLEYIQKLENRGIDPCGEGGEFHTTVIDGPIFNKAIPVRKLDIVYHEEYAFLPLELDQI; via the coding sequence ATGCAGGAACAATGGAAAACTAACGCACATAACAGACCGTCAATTGTCTCCTTTAGTGGAGGTAAAGATAGCTCTCTTGCACTTTATCATGCCATGCAAACTGGTAACGTAATTGGTTTAATCGTTATGCTGGAAGAGCAAGGACAACGCTCCCGTTCACATGCAATGCCACTTGATATTATTCGGGCGCAAGCACAAGCAATTGGCTTACCTGTATTTATGGCATCTTCTAGCTGGAATGACTATGAAAATAAATTCATCAACTTATTAAATGAAGCCAAACAAAAAGGTGCTGAGGTACTGGTTACAGGTGATTTAGATATGCCGGAACATGGTTGTTGGCATGATCGTGTTACTAAAACAGTGGGCCTTAAATTAGGAATGCCGCTCTGGCTACGGCCCCATCGTGAAGTTGTTGAAGAATTTATTCAACTTGGATTTCAGAGTGTAGTTGTGACTGTAAACCTTAAACTCGGAATGAAGGTGGAAGATTTAGGTCAAGTGTTATCGTTAGAATATATACAGAAACTTGAAAACCGTGGAATTGATCCATGTGGAGAAGGTGGTGAATTTCATACCACTGTGATTGATGGTCCAATTTTTAACAAAGCTATTCCTGTAAGAAAGCTCGATATTGTTTATCATGAAGAATATGCTTTTTTACCACTTGAATTAGATCAAATTTAA
- a CDS encoding peroxiredoxin, whose amino-acid sequence MSENIQLPNQVFPTTHGEVNLAEVDNEWLIIYFYPKDSTPGCTTQAVGFSCLKDQFDALGARIFGVSRDSVKAHQNFTEKQALTIDLISDKEEVLCKHFDVIKEKNMYGKKVMGIERSTFIFHNKTLVKSYRKVKAAGHAEQVLEDLKALQTA is encoded by the coding sequence ATGTCTGAGAATATTCAACTGCCAAATCAGGTTTTCCCAACCACACACGGCGAAGTTAATTTGGCTGAAGTCGATAATGAATGGCTGATTATTTACTTCTACCCTAAAGACTCAACGCCAGGCTGTACAACACAAGCTGTCGGCTTTTCTTGTTTAAAAGATCAATTTGATGCTTTAGGTGCTCGCATTTTTGGAGTATCACGCGACTCGGTAAAAGCCCATCAAAACTTTACAGAAAAGCAGGCACTGACAATCGATTTAATTAGTGACAAAGAAGAAGTACTTTGCAAACACTTTGATGTGATTAAAGAAAAGAATATGTATGGGAAAAAAGTAATGGGGATCGAACGCTCTACTTTTATTTTCCATAATAAAACCTTAGTTAAAAGTTACCGTAAGGTGAAAGCGGCCGGCCATGCTGAACAGGTTTTAGAAGATTTAAAAGCATTACAAACAGCTTAA
- a CDS encoding CAP domain-containing protein, whose translation MNLLKVCTLLPCSLVIAACSVNSSSTPPTLSSSTPQVQKSSIEISCQDLQNPAYRQAVLNAINQIRQDSRQCGQQYFSAAKPLSWNNNLYQGANAHSKDMANNNFLGHVGSTGLDLRARLKKYHMLSKANGENVASGQKTLNEVMAKWIASPLHCSNIMNPRYTEYAIACASDQSAKQKSYWTQQFAGF comes from the coding sequence ATGAATCTACTAAAAGTTTGTACTTTATTGCCTTGTAGCCTTGTTATTGCTGCCTGCTCCGTTAATTCATCAAGCACTCCTCCTACACTGAGCTCTTCTACACCACAAGTTCAAAAATCATCGATAGAAATAAGCTGCCAAGATTTACAAAATCCTGCTTACCGACAAGCTGTGCTTAATGCAATTAATCAAATTCGACAAGATTCTCGTCAATGTGGTCAGCAGTATTTTTCTGCAGCTAAACCTTTAAGCTGGAATAATAATTTATATCAAGGTGCAAATGCTCACTCTAAAGATATGGCAAATAACAACTTTCTTGGGCATGTTGGCTCAACAGGTTTAGATTTAAGAGCGAGATTAAAAAAATATCATATGCTGAGTAAAGCCAATGGTGAGAATGTCGCGAGTGGACAAAAAACTTTAAATGAGGTCATGGCTAAATGGATCGCCAGTCCTCTGCATTGCAGTAATATTATGAACCCTAGATATACCGAATATGCCATTGCATGTGCTTCTGACCAGTCTGCTAAACAAAAAAGCTATTGGACACAACAATTTGCAGGTTTTTAA
- a CDS encoding nicotinate-nicotinamide nucleotide adenylyltransferase yields MYTFDYLVFIGRFQPFHLAHMQTIEIALQQSRYVILALGSAQMERNIKNPFLAIEREQMILSNFSLDEQKRIRFVHVVDVYNDEKWVKQVKSLVNGVIEPNSKVGLIGHFKDESSYYLRLFPEWVMVELDSLKDSISATPMREAYYQGKIKTDAFPKGTIQFLEEFQNTPLYLQLQQKFLQADHSNIEETVSSHKE; encoded by the coding sequence ATGTATACATTTGACTATCTCGTTTTTATAGGTCGTTTTCAGCCATTTCATTTGGCACATATGCAAACGATTGAAATTGCACTGCAACAAAGTCGCTATGTGATTTTGGCTTTAGGTTCTGCCCAAATGGAACGTAATATAAAAAATCCGTTTCTTGCAATTGAACGAGAACAAATGATTTTATCTAATTTTTCATTAGATGAGCAAAAGCGCATTCGTTTTGTACATGTGGTTGATGTTTATAATGATGAGAAGTGGGTAAAACAGGTTAAATCATTAGTAAATGGTGTAATAGAACCGAACTCAAAAGTTGGTTTGATTGGCCACTTCAAAGATGAGTCATCTTATTATTTACGACTATTTCCAGAATGGGTGATGGTCGAACTTGATAGCTTGAAAGATTCGATTTCTGCCACTCCAATGCGTGAAGCCTACTATCAGGGCAAAATTAAAACGGATGCATTTCCCAAAGGCACTATTCAATTTTTGGAAGAATTCCAAAATACACCGTTATATTTACAGCTACAGCAAAAGTTTTTACAGGCAGACCATTCAAATATTGAGGAAACCGTGTCGTCTCATAAAGAATGA
- a CDS encoding enoyl-CoA hydratase-related protein, which yields MTLSCIQQPHQHLQANLEGGVLTLAINRPEAKNALYGELYLWIAKALDEADQNKDVRVIVLRGAEHDFTAGNDMKDFMGFVQNPNAGPAGQVPPFVLLKSAARLSKPLIIAVKGVAIGIGVTILLQADLVFADNTALFQIPFVSLGLSPEGGASQLLVKQAGYHKAAELLFTAKKFNAETAVQAGLVNEIVEDAYATAQATAQHLTALPLASLKQTKALMKHDLDQIIECIDHEAEIFMQRVQSPEMLEAVQAFMQKRKPDFSQFN from the coding sequence ATGACACTTAGCTGTATTCAACAACCTCATCAACATTTACAAGCAAATTTAGAAGGTGGCGTACTCACCTTAGCCATAAATCGCCCAGAAGCAAAAAATGCATTATATGGCGAACTTTACTTATGGATTGCCAAAGCACTTGATGAAGCCGACCAAAATAAAGATGTACGAGTAATCGTTCTACGTGGTGCCGAACATGATTTTACCGCTGGTAATGACATGAAAGATTTTATGGGTTTTGTACAAAATCCGAATGCTGGTCCAGCAGGTCAAGTTCCTCCATTTGTACTCCTTAAATCTGCTGCCAGATTATCGAAGCCGCTTATTATTGCAGTAAAAGGCGTGGCAATTGGTATTGGTGTTACGATTTTATTACAGGCAGACCTCGTTTTTGCCGACAATACGGCCCTCTTTCAAATTCCTTTTGTTAGCCTTGGGCTTTCTCCTGAAGGTGGTGCAAGTCAATTATTGGTTAAACAAGCTGGTTATCACAAAGCAGCTGAACTTCTGTTTACTGCGAAAAAGTTCAATGCAGAAACTGCTGTACAAGCTGGTTTAGTTAATGAAATCGTTGAAGATGCTTATGCCACTGCTCAGGCAACTGCCCAACACTTAACAGCTTTACCGCTTGCTTCATTAAAACAAACCAAAGCATTAATGAAACATGATTTAGATCAGATTATTGAATGTATTGACCATGAAGCAGAAATCTTTATGCAACGCGTTCAATCACCAGAAATGCTAGAAGCTGTGCAGGCATTTATGCAAAAACGTAAACCGGACTTTTCACAGTTTAATTAA
- a CDS encoding YqfO family protein yields MLKLIYYVPESHLESTKQSIFAAGAGGIGNYEQCAWQVKGIGQFKPVKGADPYIGELGELEQVDEWRVETIVLEEKASAVAKALKASHPYEEPAFEFIQIIEVDF; encoded by the coding sequence ATGTTAAAGCTGATTTATTACGTACCAGAGTCACATCTTGAGTCGACTAAACAGTCTATATTTGCGGCCGGAGCAGGTGGGATAGGGAACTATGAACAATGTGCTTGGCAAGTTAAAGGAATAGGGCAATTCAAGCCAGTTAAAGGAGCTGACCCTTATATTGGAGAGCTAGGTGAACTTGAGCAAGTTGACGAATGGCGTGTTGAAACGATTGTGCTTGAAGAAAAGGCAAGTGCAGTGGCAAAAGCATTAAAGGCAAGCCATCCTTACGAAGAGCCTGCCTTTGAGTTTATTCAAATCATAGAAGTTGATTTTTAA
- a CDS encoding KGW motif small protein: protein MMKNKNHIRTMYTRDKGWRLFGLALAIQILFIGANYLAMMS from the coding sequence ATGATGAAAAACAAAAATCACATAAGAACGATGTACACAAGAGATAAAGGCTGGCGTTTATTTGGCTTGGCGCTTGCCATACAAATACTTTTTATTGGAGCAAATTATTTAGCAATGATGAGCTGA
- a CDS encoding multidrug effflux MFS transporter: MKSKIHFREFALLMALLMSIVSFSIDAVLPALGEVGRVFELKNNNQTQWVIIGIFSGMTIGQLIAGPLSDAIGRKRILFTGIIIYFLGSLLCFTTQSFEWFLVGRFIQGIGVSGPYVASISIVRDKYSGAQMARIMSLIMMVFMVAPAIAPSLGQLIIHFFGWRDIFVLYMIYATVVGAWVALRLEETLLPENRLPMRLQAFQDGFKEVVSNKTTMSYLLCAGFCFGGFIGYLGTSQQIFMQQFGKTGQEFSAYFAVLAGVMGIASFTNSKIVMKFGMRPICIYGFLGLCLISLIFLGIQLIGVTVAFWMFMLYACILFLLFGTLFGNLNAIAMEPMGHVAGMASAIIGAASSVLSLILASIIGQLYNGTLIPMTCGFVILCGLAFMMTVYENRYLKESNV; encoded by the coding sequence ATGAAGTCAAAAATCCATTTCCGTGAGTTTGCACTTTTGATGGCATTACTCATGTCTATCGTGTCTTTTTCGATAGATGCGGTGTTGCCTGCTTTAGGTGAGGTTGGACGAGTTTTTGAATTAAAGAATAATAATCAGACCCAGTGGGTCATTATTGGTATTTTCTCCGGCATGACAATAGGGCAGTTGATTGCAGGACCACTTTCCGATGCGATTGGACGAAAACGTATTTTATTTACCGGTATTATCATCTACTTTTTGGGAAGTTTATTGTGCTTTACCACACAAAGTTTTGAATGGTTTTTAGTAGGTCGCTTTATTCAGGGTATTGGGGTTTCAGGTCCTTATGTCGCCTCAATTTCCATTGTGCGAGATAAATACAGCGGTGCTCAGATGGCCCGTATTATGTCCTTAATCATGATGGTATTTATGGTCGCTCCAGCGATTGCACCAAGTCTGGGACAACTCATTATTCACTTCTTTGGTTGGCGTGATATTTTTGTTTTATACATGATCTATGCAACTGTCGTTGGAGCGTGGGTCGCTTTACGATTAGAAGAGACGTTACTTCCTGAAAATCGTTTACCTATGCGGTTACAAGCATTTCAAGATGGGTTCAAAGAAGTTGTAAGTAATAAGACCACCATGAGCTATTTGTTATGTGCAGGCTTTTGCTTTGGTGGATTTATTGGTTACTTAGGTACTTCTCAGCAAATTTTTATGCAGCAGTTTGGTAAAACAGGGCAAGAGTTTAGTGCTTATTTTGCTGTGCTTGCTGGTGTAATGGGCATTGCTTCATTTACCAATTCTAAAATTGTCATGAAGTTTGGTATGCGTCCAATCTGTATTTATGGCTTTCTCGGTTTGTGCTTAATTTCATTAATTTTCTTAGGGATTCAACTTATAGGTGTGACTGTAGCATTTTGGATGTTTATGCTTTATGCCTGTATTTTATTTTTATTATTTGGAACTTTATTTGGTAATTTAAACGCGATTGCAATGGAACCTATGGGACATGTAGCTGGTATGGCATCAGCTATTATTGGTGCAGCTTCGTCCGTATTGTCGCTTATTCTTGCCTCTATTATTGGGCAATTATATAACGGCACATTAATTCCAATGACTTGTGGTTTTGTCATTTTATGTGGTTTAGCATTTATGATGACCGTATATGAGAACAGATATTTAAAGGAATCGAATGTTTAA